A genomic region of Nymphalis io chromosome 3, ilAglIoxx1.1, whole genome shotgun sequence contains the following coding sequences:
- the LOC126781106 gene encoding transcription factor glial cells missing 2-like: MVVLTNRADMSDGPASAEWDINDAIVPRVTSFDTFGEWCDGHVRRVYPPGCEEARRHASGWAMRNTNNHNVHILKKSCLGVLVCSTRCRLPDGSRVHLRPAICDKARKKQQGKPCPNRLCNGGRLEVQPCRGHCGYPVTHFWRHTEHAIFFQAKGSHDHPRPEAKGASEVRRSLGAGRRVRGLALLLARDAAIADKIITVKPDKHMQQKLNIHPQPPPLIPDNQRTLTCTCGPFECNCRWRSDTAAEPYAAAAWSPTDNQSYTAYVPPTQPAQSLQLTQTYDPSALPADDIFHPEEIFQLDQPIRLDFPIEENTLESPPTFADLNNENSRPEDAYWLEWQRPAGGSESSETPSPELFGNHYQQAESYCDQQSYVHQTYYPEEAQYYPMQHVKDPSPVMEMQDQRYYRYGQDCAQNHLDMQGWNYSDCAFNTHEVPECKQYYDVHPSPTVNPFNSLL; encoded by the exons ATGGTAGTCCT AACAAACCGTGCGGATATGTCTGACGGGCCAGCATCAGCGGAATGGGACATCAATGACGCCATAGTTCCCAGGGTCACCAGTTTCGATACGTTCGGAGAGTGGTGCGACGGGCACGTACGCCGCGTATACCCGCCCGGCTGCGAAGAAGCGAGGAGACATGCTTCAGGCTGGGCCATGCGGAACACAAATAACCACAATGTACACATATTAAAGAAAAGCTGCCTTGGTGTGCTCGTCTGCTCTACAAGATGCCGGCTACCTGACGGGTCGAGAGTTCACTTGAGACCGGCTATATGTGATAAAGCCAGGAAAAAGCAACAAG GTAAGCCCTGTCCAAACAGGCTGTGCAATGGCGGGCGTTTAGAAGTTCAACCATGTCGTGGTCACTGCGGCTACCCTGTTACACATTTTTGGCGTCATACCGAACACGCCATCTTTTTCCAAGCGAAAGGATCTCATGACCACCCGCGGCCAGAGGCTAAAGGAGCCAGTGAAGTACGAAGATCGCTCGGTGCAGGCAGAAGAGTCCGCGGCCTCGCTTTGCTACTCGCCAGGGACGCAGCCATCGCCGACAAAATAATAACTGTCAAACCGGATAAACACATGCAACAAAAACTCAACATCCACCCACAACCGCCGCCGCTTATTCCTGATAACCAAAGAA CTCTTACCTGTACCTGTGGACCGTTCGAGTGTAATTGCCGATGGCGGTCCGACACTGCTGCAGAGCCTTACGCAGCTGCCGCGTGGTCTCCAACAGATAACCAGTCATACACAGCCTACGTGCCTCCAACACAACCAGCTCAATCACTTCAATTAACTCAAACATACGATCCAAGTGCCTTACCTGCCGATGACATATTCCATCCAGAAGAGATATTCCAACTTGACCAACCAATTCGCCTCGATTTTCCAATCGAAGAGAACACGCTAGAATCACCACCCACGTTCGCGGatctaaataatgaaaattccaGGCCCGAAGACGCGTACTGGTTGGAATGGCAACGACCCGCAGGTGGCTCGGAATCCAGCGAAACACCTTCACCCGAATTATTTGGTAATCACTATCAACAAGCTGAATCATACTGTGATCAACAATCTTACGTCCATCAAACATATTATCCTGAAGAGGCTCAATACTACCCCATGCAACACGTGAAAGATCCTTCGCCGGTCATGGAGATGCAAGACCAGCGGTATTACAGATACGGACAGGACTGCGCCCAAAACCACTTAGACATGCAAGGGTGGAACTATTCCGACTGTGCCTTCAACACACACGAAGTGCCCGAATGCAAACAATATTACGACGTACATCCCTCACCAACCGTCAACCcgtttaattcattattataa
- the LOC126781159 gene encoding RB1-inducible coiled-coil protein 1 isoform X1 produces MLYVFHVDAGQMTTYDMNLTLQSVASLKTAIERKTKIPASSLVLLVSGGEVLQSDHMVSSYSAGTDTNPIYMFSKPSVKESHLQQSMCDLSPIVELSTGEFRSDSRSAFDGKSVAELKSAVEKCCSLPRNLETVISCANLAKQFSNLAHDVSRSCDQLVLEQHLQHQGWAAVVANLEDIFNEFCERSKSFKESFRKHRLKKEEYHEKLNTLNDVLESLGKIPILSALQLNAEAHRFSAFDVFEDTDFEGHHYGVNPALGSSSENRTADFGTGVFKLSEEDVFDQRNTSTSNDGATSSEGGQVIEDSDEGVTFKAPSCESKDEPTLLHWILAQGNKASLQDILDYCQKGLALIDAEPLKEREAELYHILEYANMHGLKQIKGIEDRLYGLDQLLSDVKKIERDQRDQAASLIQYRERLNTVCDPSVLPTLVESHWRQLEKLLKGHQELVEIRRRITKSKEELSHNLKARLEAVLKIENSMSVQDAHAMLSFQCFNRLARYFGIVSQLHRAPAVFVRAVHEVARRRTFSSAHLKWATDLAEKLLKIHEEEVNRRQEFNTHFDDHFLKSLFPGMTDLPPPFATQAPPPFDAKLPKLTHEDVEFITDSFPDLGTDVPKHDMELIVKFFQQRLNASEHEEKDVDVQVDFEKDFESETDTDFEKLSRQSGSKQKMDISTTCVPDTMAVSTVTEDNMDTQKINIEKLQDFLIQVFSLCKINIVLIKEELVKLKNEVEEQKKFTKTIFQSITEAWERNNEEAEIRLREQTQRLTVDHELELSDMKAAINEKENAICNLQKETDKLKLMHQNEIEKLENDHQSTKDLLEKTRAELKVFEKKLEEVELQKQKDLKEIQEKMHLEYKAEIESLRSRFRLVALTNNMDRSPSESSLEKIERTDVIEISNHNAIVMQTKENAEVEKEKAVKEAVEKCKEECEQKLSAETTLLKAKYEADKQVTINDVTRRLLSEKDRQLELLREREQMLTRECSKYRDTIQQLTDPETNDYDSLLKTQFATLENEKALLQQQVADLKKELEKKSDEAEKSREDENSDGRSPPRPRRARCHTPLGLASGALSLSSCLPGHTVLVLWDPQHLNYTVLQEASIMYFVHGDCLSALDLSIQVKNESERRLYAIATVESKEYCYAKKSGNRYQMLRGSRFYRVRVKPLKPHLPHPSCCDQKHKQDADYIAESMRSSVLPVFSGNRPLKKWLTYVHAPDMQKSLDTSQSTSSNTDEVNRVEVATATLINLESPVSTSEAGPLPSLAPEDQLDSIESSERWQSAKMQMSTASVVTDMECSVGRYPGAEPREPSAAPELAEEAAP; encoded by the exons ATGCTTTACGTTTTCCATGTAGATGCTGGTCAAATGACCACTTATGATATGAATCTAACTTTACAAAG tGTTGCCAGCTTAAAAACAGCtatagaaagaaaaacaaagATTCCTGCATCTTCTCTTGTGCTTCTCGTAAGTGGAGGAGAAGTTTTGCAGTCAGATCACATGGTATCTTCCTACAGTGCTGGTACAGATACTAATCCTATATACATGTTTAGTAAGCCGTCAGTAAAGGAAAGCCATTTACAGCAATCAA TGTGCGATCTCAGTCCTATAGTGGAATTGAGTACAGGTGAATTTCGAAGCGATAGTCGAAGTGCTTTTGATGGGAAATCAGTGGCAGAGCTGAAAAGTGCAGTTGAGAAATGTTGCTCACTTCCACGCAACTTAGAAACAGTTATATCATGTGCTAATTTAGCAAAACAGTTCAGCAATCTCGCTCATGATGTATCCAGGAGTTGTGATCAGTTAGTACTTGAACAGCATTTACAACATCAG ggTTGGGCAGCTGTTGTTGCAAATTTGgaagatatatttaatgaattctgTGAAAGGTCAAAAAGTTTCAAAGAGTCTTTTAGAAAGCATAGATTAAAAAAGGAAGAATATCATGAAAAGTTAAATac ATTAAATGATGTGCTTGAGTCATTAGGAAAAATTCCAATACTTTCGGCACTGCAATTAAACGCAGAAGCTCACCGGTTTTCTGCTTTTGATGTTTTTGAAGATACAGATTTCGAAGGTCATCATTATGGCGTCAATCCGGCATTGGGAAGCAGCTCTGAAAATAGAACTGCTGATTTTGGTACTGGTGTATTCAAGTTATCAGAGGAGGAtg tgtttGATCAAAGGAATACTTCGACTAGTAATGATGGCGCGACTTCGTCAGAGGGTGGTCAAGTTATTGAAGATTCAGATGAGGGGGTAACATTTAAAGCTCCTTCCTGTGAGAGTAAGGATGAACCGACATTATTGCATTGGATACTTGCTCAAGGGAATAAAGCTTCACTGCAAGACATTCTCGACTACTGTCAGAAGGGTCTGGCTTTG atcGATGCTGAGCCTTTAAAAGAACGTGAAGCTGAATTGTATCATATACTTGAGTATGCGAACATGCATGGTTTGAAGCAAATCAAAGGTATCGAGGACCGCTTGTATGGATTAGACCAGCTGCTAAGTGACGTGAAAAAAATCGAGCGAGATCAACGTGATCAAGCAGCTTCTCTCATTCAG TATCGAGAGCGACTCAATACTGTCTGTGATCCGTCTGTGCTTCCCACGCTGGTGGAGTCGCATTGGCGTCAACTAGAGAAGTTACTAAAAGGTCATCAGGAGCTGGTCGAAATCAGACGGCGCATCACGAAATCTAAAGAAGAACTGTCGCATAACTTAAAAGCTAGACTAGA AGCGGTGCTGAAGATCGAGAACTCGATGTCGGTGCAGGACGCGCACGCCATGCTGTCGTTCCAGTGCTTCAACCGCCTGGCGCGGTACTTCGGCATCGTGTCGCAGCTGCACCGCGCGCCCGCAGTGTTCGTGCGCGCCGTGCACGAGGTCGCGCGGCGCCGGACCTTCTCGAGCGCGCACCTCAAG tggGCAACGGATTTAGctgaaaaattactaaaaattcaCGAAGAAGAAGTTAATCGACGTCAGGAGTTTAATACCCACTTCGACGATCACTTCCTTAAGAGCCTCTTTCCCGGTATGACGGACCTTCCTCCGCCGTTTGCGACACAAGCGCCACCGCCGTTCGACGCAAAGTTGCCGAAGCTCACACATGAGGATGTTGAATTTATAACCGATTCCTTCCCGGATTTGGGAACCGATGTTCCAAAGCATGATATGGAGCTTATTGTTAAATTCTTTCAGCAAAG ACTAAATGCATCTGAACATGAAGAAAAAGATGTGGATGTTCAAGTTGATTTTGAGAA AGATTTTGAATCGGAGACTGATACAGATTTCGAGAAACTTAGTCGGCAGAGTGGGTCGAAGCAAAAGATGGACATCTCCACGACTTGCGTTCCGGACACGATGGCCGTTTCGACCGTCACTGAG gaCAATATGGATACtcaaaaaattaatatcgaAAAGTTACAAGACTTTCTAATACAAGTATTTAgtttatgcaaaataaatatagttctgATAAAGGAAGAACTAGTCAAGCTTAAAAATGAAGTTGAAGAGCAAAAGAAGTTTACAAAAACCATATTTCAATCAATAACTGAAGCATGGGAGAGAAATAACGAAGAAGCAGAAATAAGGCTTCGTGAGCAAACTCAAAGGCTGACCGTAGACCATGAGTTAGAACTGAGCGATATGAAGGCAGCTATTAATGAAAAAGAGAATGCTATCTGTAATTTACAGAAAGAAacggataaattaaaattaatgcatcagaatgaaatagaaaaattagAGAATGATCATCAAAGTACTAAAGATTTACTCGAAAAAACGCGCGCAGAGTTAAAAGTTTTTGAGAAGAAATTGGAAGAAGTCGAGCTTCAAAAACAAAAAGATCTAAAAGAAATCCAAGAAAAAATGCACTTGGAATACAAAGCCGAGATAGAGTCATTGAGATCTAG GTTCCGTCTCGTGGCTCTGACAAATAACATGGATCGATCGCCATCGGAGTCGAGTCTTGAGAAGATCGAACGTACGGACGTCATCGAGATAAGCAATCACAACGCCATCGTAATGCAGACGAAGGAGAACGCCGAAGTTGAAAAAGAGAAAGCCGTCAAAGAGGCCGTCGAGAAGTGTAAAGAGGAGTGCGAGCAGAAGTTAAGTGCGGAGACGACGCTGTTGAAAGCGAAATATGAAGCAGATAAACAG GTAACGATAAACGATGTCACCCGCCGTCTGCTATCAGAGAAGGACCGACAGCTGGAACTGTTGCGTGAGCGAGAACAGATGTTGACGCGTGAGTGCAGCAAGTATCGCGATACCATACAGCAGCTCACCGACCCAGAGACTAATGATTACGACAGCCTATTGAAAACTCAG tttGCAACTCTTGAAAATGAAAAAGCTCTACTTCAGCAACAGGTAGCTGATCTAAAGAAGGAGCTGGAAAAGAAGAGCGATGAAGCTGAAAAGAGCAGAGAAGACGAGAATAGCGACGGCAG GTCCCCCCCCCGCCCGCGGCGCGCGCGCTGCCACACGCCGCTGGGGCTGGCGAGCGGCGCGCTCAGCCTGTCGTCGTGCCTGCCCGGGCACACCGTGCTGGTGCTGTGGGACCCGCAGCACCTCAACTACACCGTGCTGCAG GAAGCATCGATAATGTACTTCGTCCACGGCGACTGTTTGTCTGCTCTCGATCTGAGTATACAAGTGAAGAACGAGAGTGAACGACGACTCTATGCAATTGCTACGGTAGAATCGAAGGAGTACTGTTACGCTAAgaag AGTGGAAATCGCTACCAAATGCTTCGCGGCTCTCGCTTCTACCGCGTGCGTGTAAAGCCGTTGAAGCCGCACCTTCCACATCCGTCTTGCTGTGATCAAAAACACAAGCAGG ATGCAGATTACATTGCAGAATCAATGAGGAGCAGCGTGCTGCCCGTGTTCAGCGGCAACCGGCCGCTCAAGAAATGGTTGACCTACGTGCATGCCCCAG ACATGCAAAAGTCGCTGGACACCAGCCAATCGACAAGTTCCAACACGGACGAGGTGAATCGCGTGGAAGTCGCGACGGCAACCCTTATCAACCTAGAGTCTCCCGTTTCCACCAGCGAGGCCGGGCCGCTGCCGAGCCTCGCACCAGAGGACCAGCTCGATTCCATCGAGTCCAGCGAACGTTGGCAATCGGCTAAGATGCAAATGTCTACAGCGAGTGTCGT AACCGACATGGAGTGTAGCGTGGGGCGCTACCCTGGGGCAGAGCCACGTGAGCCCTCGGCGGCGCCCGAGCTGGCCGAGGAGGCGGCGCCCTGA
- the LOC126781159 gene encoding RB1-inducible coiled-coil protein 1 isoform X2, which translates to MLYVFHVDAGQMTTYDMNLTLQSVASLKTAIERKTKIPASSLVLLVSGGEVLQSDHMVSSYSAGTDTNPIYMFSKPSVKESHLQQSMCDLSPIVELSTGEFRSDSRSAFDGKSVAELKSAVEKCCSLPRNLETVISCANLAKQFSNLAHDVSRSCDQLVLEQHLQHQGWAAVVANLEDIFNEFCERSKSFKESFRKHRLKKEEYHEKLNTLNDVLESLGKIPILSALQLNAEAHRFSAFDVFEDTDFEGHHYGVNPALGSSSENRTADFGTGVFKLSEEDVFDQRNTSTSNDGATSSEGGQVIEDSDEGVTFKAPSCESKDEPTLLHWILAQGNKASLQDILDYCQKGLALIDAEPLKEREAELYHILEYANMHGLKQIKGIEDRLYGLDQLLSDVKKIERDQRDQAASLIQYRERLNTVCDPSVLPTLVESHWRQLEKLLKGHQELVEIRRRITKSKEELSHNLKARLEAVLKIENSMSVQDAHAMLSFQCFNRLARYFGIVSQLHRAPAVFVRAVHEVARRRTFSSAHLKWATDLAEKLLKIHEEEVNRRQEFNTHFDDHFLKSLFPGMTDLPPPFATQAPPPFDAKLPKLTHEDVEFITDSFPDLGTDVPKHDMELIVKFFQQRLNASEHEEKDVDVQVDFEKDFESETDTDFEKLSRQSGSKQKMDISTTCVPDTMAVSTVTEDNMDTQKINIEKLQDFLIQVFSLCKINIVLIKEELVKLKNEVEEQKKFTKTIFQSITEAWERNNEEAEIRLREQTQRLTVDHELELSDMKAAINEKENAICNLQKETDKLKLMHQNEIEKLENDHQSTKDLLEKTRAELKVFEKKLEEVELQKQKDLKEIQEKMHLEYKAEIESLRSRFRLVALTNNMDRSPSESSLEKIERTDVIEISNHNAIVMQTKENAEVEKEKAVKEAVEKCKEECEQKLSAETTLLKAKYEADKQVTINDVTRRLLSEKDRQLELLREREQMLTRECSKYRDTIQQLTDPETNDYDSLLKTQFATLENEKALLQQQVADLKKELEKKSDEAEKSREDENSDGRSPPRPRRARCHTPLGLASGALSLSSCLPGHTVLVLWDPQHLNYTVLQEASIMYFVHGDCLSALDLSIQVKNESERRLYAIATVESKEYCYAKKSGNRYQMLRGSRFYRVRVKPLKPHLPHPSCCDQKHKQDMQKSLDTSQSTSSNTDEVNRVEVATATLINLESPVSTSEAGPLPSLAPEDQLDSIESSERWQSAKMQMSTASVVTDMECSVGRYPGAEPREPSAAPELAEEAAP; encoded by the exons ATGCTTTACGTTTTCCATGTAGATGCTGGTCAAATGACCACTTATGATATGAATCTAACTTTACAAAG tGTTGCCAGCTTAAAAACAGCtatagaaagaaaaacaaagATTCCTGCATCTTCTCTTGTGCTTCTCGTAAGTGGAGGAGAAGTTTTGCAGTCAGATCACATGGTATCTTCCTACAGTGCTGGTACAGATACTAATCCTATATACATGTTTAGTAAGCCGTCAGTAAAGGAAAGCCATTTACAGCAATCAA TGTGCGATCTCAGTCCTATAGTGGAATTGAGTACAGGTGAATTTCGAAGCGATAGTCGAAGTGCTTTTGATGGGAAATCAGTGGCAGAGCTGAAAAGTGCAGTTGAGAAATGTTGCTCACTTCCACGCAACTTAGAAACAGTTATATCATGTGCTAATTTAGCAAAACAGTTCAGCAATCTCGCTCATGATGTATCCAGGAGTTGTGATCAGTTAGTACTTGAACAGCATTTACAACATCAG ggTTGGGCAGCTGTTGTTGCAAATTTGgaagatatatttaatgaattctgTGAAAGGTCAAAAAGTTTCAAAGAGTCTTTTAGAAAGCATAGATTAAAAAAGGAAGAATATCATGAAAAGTTAAATac ATTAAATGATGTGCTTGAGTCATTAGGAAAAATTCCAATACTTTCGGCACTGCAATTAAACGCAGAAGCTCACCGGTTTTCTGCTTTTGATGTTTTTGAAGATACAGATTTCGAAGGTCATCATTATGGCGTCAATCCGGCATTGGGAAGCAGCTCTGAAAATAGAACTGCTGATTTTGGTACTGGTGTATTCAAGTTATCAGAGGAGGAtg tgtttGATCAAAGGAATACTTCGACTAGTAATGATGGCGCGACTTCGTCAGAGGGTGGTCAAGTTATTGAAGATTCAGATGAGGGGGTAACATTTAAAGCTCCTTCCTGTGAGAGTAAGGATGAACCGACATTATTGCATTGGATACTTGCTCAAGGGAATAAAGCTTCACTGCAAGACATTCTCGACTACTGTCAGAAGGGTCTGGCTTTG atcGATGCTGAGCCTTTAAAAGAACGTGAAGCTGAATTGTATCATATACTTGAGTATGCGAACATGCATGGTTTGAAGCAAATCAAAGGTATCGAGGACCGCTTGTATGGATTAGACCAGCTGCTAAGTGACGTGAAAAAAATCGAGCGAGATCAACGTGATCAAGCAGCTTCTCTCATTCAG TATCGAGAGCGACTCAATACTGTCTGTGATCCGTCTGTGCTTCCCACGCTGGTGGAGTCGCATTGGCGTCAACTAGAGAAGTTACTAAAAGGTCATCAGGAGCTGGTCGAAATCAGACGGCGCATCACGAAATCTAAAGAAGAACTGTCGCATAACTTAAAAGCTAGACTAGA AGCGGTGCTGAAGATCGAGAACTCGATGTCGGTGCAGGACGCGCACGCCATGCTGTCGTTCCAGTGCTTCAACCGCCTGGCGCGGTACTTCGGCATCGTGTCGCAGCTGCACCGCGCGCCCGCAGTGTTCGTGCGCGCCGTGCACGAGGTCGCGCGGCGCCGGACCTTCTCGAGCGCGCACCTCAAG tggGCAACGGATTTAGctgaaaaattactaaaaattcaCGAAGAAGAAGTTAATCGACGTCAGGAGTTTAATACCCACTTCGACGATCACTTCCTTAAGAGCCTCTTTCCCGGTATGACGGACCTTCCTCCGCCGTTTGCGACACAAGCGCCACCGCCGTTCGACGCAAAGTTGCCGAAGCTCACACATGAGGATGTTGAATTTATAACCGATTCCTTCCCGGATTTGGGAACCGATGTTCCAAAGCATGATATGGAGCTTATTGTTAAATTCTTTCAGCAAAG ACTAAATGCATCTGAACATGAAGAAAAAGATGTGGATGTTCAAGTTGATTTTGAGAA AGATTTTGAATCGGAGACTGATACAGATTTCGAGAAACTTAGTCGGCAGAGTGGGTCGAAGCAAAAGATGGACATCTCCACGACTTGCGTTCCGGACACGATGGCCGTTTCGACCGTCACTGAG gaCAATATGGATACtcaaaaaattaatatcgaAAAGTTACAAGACTTTCTAATACAAGTATTTAgtttatgcaaaataaatatagttctgATAAAGGAAGAACTAGTCAAGCTTAAAAATGAAGTTGAAGAGCAAAAGAAGTTTACAAAAACCATATTTCAATCAATAACTGAAGCATGGGAGAGAAATAACGAAGAAGCAGAAATAAGGCTTCGTGAGCAAACTCAAAGGCTGACCGTAGACCATGAGTTAGAACTGAGCGATATGAAGGCAGCTATTAATGAAAAAGAGAATGCTATCTGTAATTTACAGAAAGAAacggataaattaaaattaatgcatcagaatgaaatagaaaaattagAGAATGATCATCAAAGTACTAAAGATTTACTCGAAAAAACGCGCGCAGAGTTAAAAGTTTTTGAGAAGAAATTGGAAGAAGTCGAGCTTCAAAAACAAAAAGATCTAAAAGAAATCCAAGAAAAAATGCACTTGGAATACAAAGCCGAGATAGAGTCATTGAGATCTAG GTTCCGTCTCGTGGCTCTGACAAATAACATGGATCGATCGCCATCGGAGTCGAGTCTTGAGAAGATCGAACGTACGGACGTCATCGAGATAAGCAATCACAACGCCATCGTAATGCAGACGAAGGAGAACGCCGAAGTTGAAAAAGAGAAAGCCGTCAAAGAGGCCGTCGAGAAGTGTAAAGAGGAGTGCGAGCAGAAGTTAAGTGCGGAGACGACGCTGTTGAAAGCGAAATATGAAGCAGATAAACAG GTAACGATAAACGATGTCACCCGCCGTCTGCTATCAGAGAAGGACCGACAGCTGGAACTGTTGCGTGAGCGAGAACAGATGTTGACGCGTGAGTGCAGCAAGTATCGCGATACCATACAGCAGCTCACCGACCCAGAGACTAATGATTACGACAGCCTATTGAAAACTCAG tttGCAACTCTTGAAAATGAAAAAGCTCTACTTCAGCAACAGGTAGCTGATCTAAAGAAGGAGCTGGAAAAGAAGAGCGATGAAGCTGAAAAGAGCAGAGAAGACGAGAATAGCGACGGCAG GTCCCCCCCCCGCCCGCGGCGCGCGCGCTGCCACACGCCGCTGGGGCTGGCGAGCGGCGCGCTCAGCCTGTCGTCGTGCCTGCCCGGGCACACCGTGCTGGTGCTGTGGGACCCGCAGCACCTCAACTACACCGTGCTGCAG GAAGCATCGATAATGTACTTCGTCCACGGCGACTGTTTGTCTGCTCTCGATCTGAGTATACAAGTGAAGAACGAGAGTGAACGACGACTCTATGCAATTGCTACGGTAGAATCGAAGGAGTACTGTTACGCTAAgaag AGTGGAAATCGCTACCAAATGCTTCGCGGCTCTCGCTTCTACCGCGTGCGTGTAAAGCCGTTGAAGCCGCACCTTCCACATCCGTCTTGCTGTGATCAAAAACACAAGCAGG ACATGCAAAAGTCGCTGGACACCAGCCAATCGACAAGTTCCAACACGGACGAGGTGAATCGCGTGGAAGTCGCGACGGCAACCCTTATCAACCTAGAGTCTCCCGTTTCCACCAGCGAGGCCGGGCCGCTGCCGAGCCTCGCACCAGAGGACCAGCTCGATTCCATCGAGTCCAGCGAACGTTGGCAATCGGCTAAGATGCAAATGTCTACAGCGAGTGTCGT AACCGACATGGAGTGTAGCGTGGGGCGCTACCCTGGGGCAGAGCCACGTGAGCCCTCGGCGGCGCCCGAGCTGGCCGAGGAGGCGGCGCCCTGA